A region of Mycteria americana isolate JAX WOST 10 ecotype Jacksonville Zoo and Gardens chromosome 11, USCA_MyAme_1.0, whole genome shotgun sequence DNA encodes the following proteins:
- the ARF4 gene encoding ADP-ribosylation factor 4 yields the protein MGLTISSLFSRLFGKKQMRILMVGLDAAGKTTILYKLKLGEIVTTIPTIGFNVETVEYKNICFTVWDVGGQDKIRPLWRHYFQNTQGLIFVVDSNDRERIQEAAEELQKMLQEDELRDAVLLLFANKQDLPNAMAISEMTDKLGLQSLRNRTWYVQATCATQGTGLYEGLDWLSNELSKR from the exons ATGGGCCTCACCATTTCCTCGCTGTTCTCGCGCCTCTTCGGCAAGAAGCAGATGCGCATCCTCATGG TTGGTTTGGATGCTGCTGGTAAGACAACTATTCTTTATAAACTGAAACTAGGAGAAATTGTCACCACAATTCCCACTATTG gttttaatGTGGAAACGGtagaatataaaaacatttgtttcacaGTTTGGGATGTTGGTGGTCAAGATAAAATTAGACCTCTTTGGAGGCATTACTTCCAAAACACACAG GGCCTCATTTTTGTGGTAGACAGCAATGACAGAGAGAGAATccaggaggcagcagaagagctgcagaaaatg CTTCAAGAGGATGAGCTGAGAGAtgcagtgctgcttctgtttgcGAACAAACAGGATCTGCCAAATGCCATGGCAATCAGTGAAATGACAGATAAACTAGGTCTTCAGTCTCTGCGTAACAGAACT TGGTATGTCCAGGCTACCTGTGCTACGCAAGGAACTGGTCTGTATGAGGGACTTGACTGGCTGTCAAATGAACTCTCAAAACGCTAA